The following is a genomic window from Gigantopelta aegis isolate Gae_Host unplaced genomic scaffold, Gae_host_genome ctg4656_pilon_pilon:::debris, whole genome shotgun sequence.
atttacggttatacggacatatggttaaggaccacacagattttgagagaaaacccgctgtcgccactacatgggctactcttccgattagcagcaagggatcttttagttgcgcttcccacaggcaggatagcacataccacggtcgttgtccagttgtggagcactggctggatatagcccaatgggcccaccgacggggatcgatcccagacctaccgcacatcaagggaacactgagctacgtcccgtccacacagggttattagaggatgcttgtattgagttctgcttgaacataataaataaataaacaaataaataaataaataaaataaaaacaaataaataaataaataaataaactaatttaaaaaataataatagaaaaaaaaaaccttctaccacatgagatacgaacgacgtacctttcacgctcaagtcgactacggtaacgactgagctaccggGACATTGGCCaaatctgtcatttaaaccatatatatgtgtgggtgtgggtgtgctcgcgggatgaagcgacgaaataggtcagttcataataatcttgtgaatgcgctatcagatagtgtagaacgagaattccttttttcacctatttcaatcatttcgtctttctgccagactttGAGAACTTAACGTCTAGAAGTTCtgtagagtattttatttagagactgacaacacaagataccatcacttgccggatgtaaacagtgataaccattcatcattcagcgcgctaaaattaaatacactacctcgcgtcgggcagtccttagaagtggtaggttaacggcaccactagagcatctcgatttattaatcatcggctattggatgtgaaacatacttctgacagttttagagaagGGCTCTCGGTCGCTTTTGACGTAACAATGGGTTTGATCTTCATCAATATTGTCTTCAGAGCGTGTTTTCCCCACGTGGCTCCGGTCGTTTTCTCCGATCCCAGATAATGGCCGTTAAGATTGGAACGTGTGCAGTTTCGATACCACCAGCCTCCTTCGTGGAGTTTCGCGCAGTTATCATTAGATTCGTCGTGATCCTCATCCTCTGTGCTGAATTTGATTCCGTCGTGGTAAGATAGCTCGTTGGCTGAAAACAGATCAAGTCCTATGatatcaaagttgaaactacaacattttgttattttcacatttatttgtaatctTTCCAGaattaactctagaataataattttcaaaaggCTTGTACTGGATAACGAGGGGTTTTCCAAATAATTTGtggtttgtttctttgtcagttgTCTGCAAAGAATTATGGGAAAAAACCTTGTGTGTTGAAGGTGTACACTACGTAACTAGTTAACTGCGTGTAACAGACTCAAGATTTCCtcctaaatccccccccccccaaaaaaaaaaaaaaaaaaacaaaaaaaaacccaaaaaaaaccaaaacccaaaaaacattcTACTGGTAAATGGGGAAACTGGAAATcaccattattgcaactttgacatagcacctttaaggctggtttccataaaatttGCAATGCAGCAGcgaatgcaaattaaaaaaatgtagtggggtGGCCCACAAAATTCCAAAAAGAATAATTTGGCGTTTGTCGAAGGAATGAGCCGAACTCCCAAGGGATAGAAGATGTTTGTAGGGGTAACGGGGATATGCATCcgccccccaacccccccccccccccccccccaacaacaacaaaacccaacacacccacaccccccccaaaaaaaaaaaaaaaaaaaaaaaaaaaacaaaacaaaacaacaacaactaaacaacaacaaaaaaaaaaaaaaaaaaaaaaaaaccacaacaaaaacaaaaccgaaccaaacaaaacaaaacaaaaacattaaaataaagatttttgttgtaatcattaaaaagggcacttcaaagAGGCAGGGAGGGGGTTTGGAAGATCTTgtgaccccaccccacccccaacttgaTCCGCCAATGCAAAGCCTAGCAGATCCACGCGGActaaagacatttttattattggaaAAGTCGAAGACGGCCTGTGCGATACGATTATCTTCCcatttcaaagaaagaaagaaatgttttatttaacgacgcactcaacatattttatttacggttatatggcgttagccacacatatattgagagaggaaacccgctgtcgccacttcatgggctactcttttcgattagcagcaagggatcttttatatgcaccatcccacagacaggttgaTACGGAAATATATCCGCGCATgcagtctgctgtttgactgtgattatttcatggtagacagctttgaagtggcaactgttatGAAGTTGACAGAAGAGACGCTGTAGTTTACAaacgtgtaacttgttgacactgAAGACTtgttttgtggtaattccggcccatgcaaaagtagtggtttttgtgtaaaatgggtgtaatTAGATCGGTGCAGGTTGACGCAGTCTGACGCACAGTTGTGCAAACTGACGCAGGTCGACGCAGATTGTCGCAGGTCAACACAGAGTGACGCAGATCGATGCAGAGTGACACAGACTGGTGTAGATGTATGCAGACTGACGGAGGTCGGTGCAGACTGACGCAAAAACGACGAATGTTGAAGCAGAGCGAAAAAGAGCGACATAGACTAAAGCAGATCGAAGCAGACTTCATCAGATCGAAGCAGACTTCATCAGATCGATGCAGACTGACGCAGATCGACACAGACTGGCCCAGGTCGACGCAGACTGACGGAAAAGAGCGACATAGACTGACGCAGATCGAAGCAGACTTCATCAGATCGAAGAAGACTTCATCAGATCGAAGTAGACTTAATCAGATCGATGCAGATCGACACAGACTGACGGTGACGCAGTAGATGTACGCAGACTGACGAGAAGAGCGACATAGACTGACGCAGATGACGCCACAGACTGACGCAGGTCGACGCAGATCATCGCAAACTGATAAAAATCGATGCAGACTGACGCAAATGGACGCAGATCGATGCAGACTGACGCAAATGGACGCAGATCGATGCAGACTGAcgcagatcgacgcagactgacGCAAATCGACACAGACTGACGCAGACCCGCGCAGATCGCGCAGATCGACGCAGATCGACAGACTGACGCAGATCGACACAGACTGACGCAGACCCGcgcagatcgacgcagactgacGCAGATCAATGCAGATTGACAGACTGACGCAGATCGATACAGACTGAcgcagatcgacgcagactgacGCAGATCAATACAGAGATAACCATGGACGTATCAACAGCTCTTACCACTGATGATGAATTCGTACAAGCAGACAATATAGATGATATTGTGTTTTACCTTAACCTTGAAAATACATGTGGTATTATGTGCGATGcgttaagaaataaaatagttttcagTTTTGTTCAACGCATTGCGACAACGCAACGCAGACTGAATTCAATATACACGGTGTGACTACTATAAGTTGTTTCCATAAAAATGGTAAAATCGCATACGGggctgggatttagctcagtcggttgagtgctcgcttaaggtgcttgcgttgcaggatcgaaccagtAGACCCATTCAACTAATTAggcgggttttttctcgttccagccagtgcaccacaactgaacaaaggccgtgttatgtgctttcctgtgtgggaaagtgcatataaaatatctcttgctgcattaggaaaatgtagcgggtttcctctgatgactacgtatcagaattaccaaatgtttgacatccaatagccgatgattaattaatcaatgtgctccagtggtgtcgttaaacaaaacaaactttaaatcgCGTACGAAGCGCTCATAGTGTGACCAAGACCTAATTCGATCAGCTCTGGTTCGGCGAATTGATCTCTATTCAACCTCGAAAAACTGTCGCGGTGTCTGCGTCGATCTGTGTCCATTGCATATTTTGTGGAAACCAGTTTAGGGGGGTTGGACAAATATGTGGTATTTAATGGCCAATCGTGTAGTATATACCTATATAATGACgtactttgttgttgtttttgtttttttttttgtttttttgacaatCAGTGCATTTTTTACTAACACTTCAGTGAAGCATAATTGTGAAACTTACTGACATTCCCAATGAAATAACCCACATGCAGCCGGAAGTCGTCTTTCTCTGATGCTATGGTGAAGTTCTTGTACAGAACGTAAACTTTGCGAATTGAGTTGCCTTCCATGTCAATTCTCAGCTCATAATTACCGTGGCTGGTTATACGGTTGATATTGGTATTtcctacaatataatataacccttattttagggtgtatactaccaaatcaaatctcatagacgacaatagtaacatatgtggctaaaactcctatctgcagcgtatcaatcgacataaacgtcacggatataaatactgccacacctcacccttaaagtgaatcagaaaaaaattgggggtcaagctgctcatttctgagataacgggtagcgtctatgactaccctagttccacacaaaattcgagtactttttttttttacaggtaccccataaaTGTTTCAAGCATTTTTTTTTGGATCCAgatgaaatgtgtttttttttacaaccaacacactcacatttatcaaaaatcacaggacttgtgctGTTCActtcaaaagttgggtgcatctcgaactttgacccagccggaagttatttgttttagtactacctaaaaggatattaaacaagcttccgtTTCGTACCATGTGTTTATATATGTCTTTAACCTAAAACCTGGACAGACAGCGTTtttcattcaacttattttcgtgcttatatctaaataaagttcaagcacgctgccctgggcatacacctcagctatctgggatgtctgtccaagacagtagcttagttgttagtggttagt
Proteins encoded in this region:
- the LOC121392841 gene encoding angiopoietin-related protein 1-like — translated: VIQRRIEESVNFFTTWNEYKTGFGDVERDFWFGNTNINRITSHGNYELRIDMEGNSIRKVYVLYKNFTIASEKDDFRLHVGYFIGNVTNELSYHDGIKFSTEDEDHDESNDNCAKLHEGGWWYRNCTRSNLNGHYLGSEKTTGATWGKHALKTILMKIKPIVTSKATESPSLKLSE